In Bradyrhizobium guangxiense, one DNA window encodes the following:
- a CDS encoding nucleotidyl transferase AbiEii/AbiGii toxin family protein has protein sequence MPLSEKYRHQVALLIETIPFVAAEPDFALKGGTAINLFHRDMPRLSVDIDLTYLPVAPRPESLAAIDAAMKRMTEAIRKGLPGARLTEVVNPREKIVTKLTVQKGDAQIKIEITPVIRGCVFEPELRDVSPSVEETFGFAQMKVVSFADLYAGKLVAALDRQHPRDLFDVRDLLANEGITDDLRKAFIVYLISHDRPISEVVVPRRKDIQHEFTHGFEGMTADEVTLDELLKTRETLIAEIAGKMRQARKDFLMGFKRGEPDWNLLGVPDAADLPAVRWKQINLDKLPAEHRATLVAQLEKVLRNA, from the coding sequence ATGCCCCTGTCTGAAAAATATCGGCATCAAGTGGCCTTGTTGATCGAGACGATCCCGTTCGTCGCGGCGGAGCCCGATTTTGCGCTCAAGGGTGGCACCGCCATCAATCTCTTCCACCGAGATATGCCGCGCCTATCGGTCGATATCGACCTGACATATCTGCCGGTGGCTCCGCGTCCCGAATCTCTTGCGGCGATAGATGCGGCGATGAAGCGCATGACAGAGGCCATAAGGAAAGGATTGCCGGGCGCGCGGCTGACGGAAGTCGTCAATCCCCGTGAAAAGATCGTCACCAAGCTGACCGTCCAGAAAGGCGACGCGCAGATCAAGATCGAGATCACGCCGGTGATCAGGGGCTGCGTCTTCGAGCCGGAGCTGCGCGACGTGTCGCCGAGCGTCGAAGAGACGTTCGGCTTCGCGCAGATGAAAGTCGTTTCGTTCGCCGATCTATACGCCGGCAAGCTTGTCGCGGCGCTCGACCGGCAGCATCCGCGCGACCTCTTCGATGTCCGCGATCTGCTCGCCAACGAAGGCATCACGGACGATCTCCGCAAAGCGTTCATTGTCTACCTCATCAGCCATGACCGGCCGATCTCCGAGGTCGTGGTTCCTCGTCGCAAGGACATCCAGCACGAATTCACGCACGGCTTTGAGGGCATGACCGCCGATGAAGTGACCCTGGACGAGTTGCTCAAAACCCGGGAAACGCTGATCGCCGAAATCGCGGGAAAAATGCGGCAAGCTCGCAAGGACTTCCTCATGGGATTCAAGCGCGGCGAGCCGGATTGGAACCTGCTAGGCGTCCCTGACGCAGCGGACCTGCCGGCGGTGCGCTGGAAGCAGATCAATCTGGACAAGCTTCCTGCCGAGCACAGGGCGACGCTCGTCGCGCAGCTCGAGAAGGTCTTGCGCAATGCCTGA
- a CDS encoding MmgE/PrpD family protein, whose translation MNAKRASDSQKQRPEVGRILADFCAELKFESMSAAAVEAAKRGIADTLSVALAAKAEEVAGVMGGFFAEEPGKARVWNTALRTTARNAALANGAMAHAHDFDDGNYAMVGHPSAPVLPAILALADELAASGADIIAAYAAGVEMEGRLGIAVTYEHNGRGWHTTSSLGTFGAAAAAGNLLGLDGKLMLEAFGIAASLASGLRQNFGYMTKPLHAGFAAQNGVLAAKLAKAGMRSSPNAIEGHEGFFDLFTDPEKLNADEAIRDLGLSLELIRNNPKLYPTCSLVHPALDLVTEGIASGEIVADDLEVINVGVSYHALNLMRYNDPKDALQARFSIPYCIAAALAHGDVTLGSFSDQSVAGNEIRGRMGKVNAYVHPDLSTKEQFEKVYTKGAAFTEIEAVHKSGKIHLKRQSVAVGNHQYPAPPERLRRKFETCAALSVGKPKARDLWNMLMKLETVQWSEVDSLLDE comes from the coding sequence ATGAACGCGAAAAGAGCGTCAGACTCTCAAAAGCAGCGACCGGAAGTCGGCCGCATCCTTGCTGACTTCTGCGCGGAGCTGAAGTTCGAATCAATGTCCGCTGCCGCCGTCGAGGCCGCAAAGAGGGGCATTGCCGACACGTTGTCTGTTGCCCTAGCGGCGAAAGCTGAGGAAGTTGCGGGAGTCATGGGCGGGTTCTTCGCCGAAGAACCAGGAAAGGCACGTGTCTGGAATACTGCGCTGCGAACGACAGCTCGAAATGCTGCTCTGGCCAATGGCGCTATGGCTCATGCGCATGACTTCGACGACGGTAATTATGCGATGGTGGGGCATCCATCCGCCCCAGTATTGCCCGCTATCCTTGCGCTCGCAGACGAACTGGCAGCTTCGGGTGCAGATATCATTGCGGCCTATGCGGCCGGTGTCGAGATGGAAGGCCGTCTCGGCATCGCCGTAACCTATGAACACAATGGTCGTGGCTGGCACACAACTTCCTCGCTCGGGACATTCGGAGCTGCCGCTGCCGCCGGAAACCTGTTGGGGCTTGATGGCAAGCTCATGCTAGAAGCCTTCGGAATTGCAGCCTCGCTTGCATCTGGATTACGTCAAAACTTCGGATACATGACCAAACCGCTACATGCAGGATTCGCAGCGCAGAACGGCGTCCTTGCCGCCAAACTTGCTAAGGCCGGAATGCGATCAAGCCCTAATGCGATCGAGGGGCACGAGGGGTTTTTCGATCTCTTTACAGATCCAGAAAAGCTGAACGCGGACGAAGCAATCCGCGATCTTGGCCTATCCCTCGAACTCATCCGCAATAACCCCAAGCTTTATCCGACATGCTCGCTTGTACATCCGGCCCTGGATCTTGTAACGGAGGGTATTGCGAGTGGCGAAATCGTGGCGGACGACCTCGAGGTCATCAATGTGGGCGTCAGCTACCATGCTTTGAATTTAATGCGATACAACGATCCGAAAGATGCACTGCAGGCGAGGTTCAGCATCCCGTATTGCATAGCGGCGGCATTGGCGCATGGCGACGTAACGCTTGGGAGTTTTTCCGACCAGTCCGTTGCCGGAAATGAGATCCGCGGCCGCATGGGCAAAGTCAATGCCTATGTTCATCCCGACCTGTCAACCAAGGAGCAGTTCGAAAAGGTCTATACCAAAGGAGCCGCCTTTACCGAAATCGAAGCGGTTCACAAGTCGGGGAAGATCCATCTCAAGCGGCAAAGCGTGGCGGTCGGCAACCATCAATATCCGGCTCCGCCTGAAAGGCTCCGACGAAAATTCGAAACGTGTGCAGCGCTTTCTGTTGGAAAGCCGAAAGCCAGGGATCTTTGGAATATGCTGATGAAACTCGAAACTGTGCAGTGGTCGGAAGTCGATAGCCTTCTGGATGAGTAG
- a CDS encoding GntR family transcriptional regulator, which produces MTELDNQQRPSATETVRKLLRADILAGTFAPGEQLRQEELADKFGTSRIPVREALRHLEAEGLVTLLNNRGAKVVSFTSAEVIELMEIRIALECRALRLAIPNMIQSDFDEAKRILVEYDKKSDPAQWAEMNWKFHETLYIPCNLPRLLSLIEGNYGQVSLFVRAQVSMASGKKTPQEEHVDILKACRAGNVEKAVDLLEAHISNTKKALMVQRRRSR; this is translated from the coding sequence GTGACAGAACTGGACAATCAACAAAGGCCTTCGGCGACTGAGACGGTGAGAAAGCTTCTCCGGGCTGACATTCTTGCTGGGACATTCGCCCCCGGCGAGCAGCTTCGCCAAGAGGAATTGGCGGACAAATTCGGAACGAGCCGCATTCCGGTAAGGGAGGCCTTGCGACACCTCGAGGCGGAGGGTCTGGTCACGCTCCTAAACAATCGGGGCGCCAAGGTAGTCTCATTCACTTCGGCCGAGGTGATCGAATTGATGGAAATTCGCATTGCGCTGGAGTGCCGCGCGTTGCGTCTAGCCATTCCTAATATGATTCAGAGTGATTTTGATGAGGCCAAACGTATTCTCGTGGAATACGACAAGAAAAGCGACCCCGCTCAATGGGCGGAGATGAACTGGAAGTTTCACGAAACCCTCTATATCCCCTGTAATCTACCTAGATTGCTGTCTCTTATCGAAGGCAACTACGGGCAGGTGAGCTTGTTCGTCCGGGCACAAGTCTCTATGGCGTCAGGCAAGAAAACGCCGCAAGAAGAGCATGTGGATATCTTAAAAGCTTGCCGCGCCGGGAACGTTGAAAAGGCCGTCGATCTTCTCGAAGCACATATCTCTAACACCAAGAAGGCGCTCATGGTGCAGCGCCGTAGGAGTCGGTGA
- a CDS encoding Fic family protein, protein MAIETPQRIEPARLEETSEAIADVVADLSAASARLGVGLHQRTAANLANLVRLMNTYYSNLIEGHNTRPKDIARALEGELDQDEGRRNLQLEAAAHVRVQTEIDRLTADSELGEPASVEFIKWLHREFYRGAPGDMLQIRGNDTTFMMVPGEWRSKPEHDVAIGRHVPPSSERVDDFMRYFEQRYAFRPLKTAGRIMAIPAAHHRFNYIHPFPDGNGRVSRLMSHAMAQLAGIGSHGLWSISRGLARGLKSPSEYKRMMDMADSSRQGDLDGRGNLSLKALNEFVLWFLQVCLDQVKFMDGLFELDNLGSRLNTYVERSDTLKPEAKRLLEEALVRGQFERGDVARITGLPERTARRVLADVLADGVLGSDTPKGAVSLRFPVEALDVLFPRLFPET, encoded by the coding sequence ATGGCGATAGAAACACCCCAGCGCATTGAGCCGGCGCGGCTTGAGGAAACGTCCGAGGCCATCGCGGATGTGGTTGCCGACCTGTCGGCAGCCTCGGCCAGGCTCGGTGTCGGGCTTCATCAGCGCACAGCTGCGAACCTTGCCAACTTGGTGCGGCTGATGAACACCTACTACAGCAACCTCATCGAGGGCCATAACACGCGGCCAAAGGACATTGCTCGCGCGCTCGAGGGGGAGCTTGACCAAGACGAGGGCCGTCGCAACCTTCAGCTGGAGGCCGCGGCACATGTACGCGTGCAGACGGAGATCGATCGCCTTACCGCCGACAGCGAGCTCGGTGAGCCGGCCTCAGTGGAGTTTATCAAGTGGTTGCATCGTGAATTCTATCGAGGGGCGCCGGGCGATATGCTCCAAATCCGCGGCAACGACACGACCTTTATGATGGTGCCCGGCGAATGGCGGTCGAAGCCTGAGCATGATGTTGCGATAGGCCGTCACGTTCCGCCATCTAGCGAGCGTGTTGACGACTTTATGCGCTATTTCGAGCAACGCTACGCCTTCAGGCCGCTGAAAACAGCCGGCCGAATCATGGCGATCCCTGCGGCGCATCACCGCTTCAACTACATCCATCCGTTTCCTGACGGAAACGGCCGCGTTAGCCGCTTGATGAGCCACGCTATGGCCCAGCTGGCCGGCATCGGTTCACACGGGTTATGGTCGATTTCGCGCGGCCTCGCCCGAGGCCTCAAATCGCCGAGCGAGTACAAGCGCATGATGGATATGGCGGACTCGTCACGACAGGGAGACCTCGACGGACGGGGCAATCTTTCGCTGAAGGCGCTCAACGAGTTTGTTCTATGGTTTCTCCAGGTCTGTCTTGATCAGGTGAAGTTCATGGACGGGCTGTTTGAGCTTGATAACCTAGGCTCGCGCTTAAACACCTATGTCGAACGCAGCGACACGCTCAAGCCAGAAGCAAAGCGCCTCCTCGAAGAGGCGCTGGTTCGCGGGCAGTTCGAGCGTGGTGACGTCGCCCGGATAACGGGTTTGCCTGAGCGCACCGCGCGTCGCGTGCTTGCTGACGTGCTTGCCGACGGCGTGCTCGGATCAGACACGCCCAAGGGCGCGGTATCGCTCCGCTTTCCGGTTGAGGCCTTGGATGTGCTGTTTCCGCGATTGTTCCCGGAAACGTGA
- a CDS encoding type IV toxin-antitoxin system AbiEi family antitoxin, giving the protein MAEQKDRKLNRLERTLPQGLLVDAAWMERHGYSTSLRSQYVSAGWLVQPARGTFKRPLGELSWQGAVVSLQRLLGSDFVVGGRTAIEVQGFGHYLSQTGPSTIHLYGTRSAPGWLGKLPLKQKFRVHRTQSLFKTHGSLPTSESGTTREIPGPFDWPLTVSTPERAFLELLDELPRHESFHHVDALAEGLRSLSPRRLQMLLNDCKSVKVKRLFFWFAERHQHAWLKQIDKSKVNLGTGKRMLVKGGKLDTKYLITIPDDLNAPV; this is encoded by the coding sequence ATGGCTGAGCAAAAGGACAGAAAGCTAAACAGGCTCGAAAGGACCCTTCCGCAGGGACTTCTGGTCGATGCCGCCTGGATGGAACGACATGGATATTCCACCAGCTTGCGCAGCCAATACGTATCGGCCGGCTGGCTCGTTCAGCCGGCGCGGGGAACCTTCAAGCGCCCGCTCGGTGAACTCTCCTGGCAGGGCGCCGTCGTGTCACTCCAGCGATTGCTCGGCTCCGACTTCGTCGTTGGCGGACGCACCGCCATCGAAGTGCAAGGCTTCGGCCACTACCTGAGCCAGACGGGTCCTTCGACCATACATCTATACGGAACGCGGTCTGCTCCCGGCTGGCTCGGCAAACTTCCGCTCAAACAGAAATTCCGCGTTCACCGCACGCAAAGCCTGTTCAAAACGCACGGGAGCCTGCCCACATCAGAGTCGGGGACAACGCGGGAAATACCGGGACCATTCGACTGGCCTCTCACGGTATCGACGCCCGAACGCGCGTTTCTCGAACTGCTCGACGAATTGCCCCGCCACGAAAGCTTCCATCACGTCGATGCACTGGCGGAAGGCTTGAGGAGCCTGAGCCCCCGGCGGCTGCAAATGCTTCTGAACGACTGCAAAAGCGTCAAGGTCAAACGATTGTTTTTCTGGTTCGCGGAGCGACATCAGCACGCTTGGCTCAAACAGATCGACAAGTCGAAAGTCAATCTCGGCACGGGAAAGCGCATGCTCGTCAAGGGCGGCAAACTCGACACCAAATACCTCATAACCATCCCAGACGACCTCAATGCCCCTGTCTGA
- a CDS encoding plasmid pRiA4b ORF-3 family protein, with amino-acid sequence MNLNTTAVRIKVTLKDVKPAVMRRLVVPVTLRLDRLHLTLQEAFGWTNGHLFEFFAGDVHWGIPDPHNDYGHQPMDASKARLCDIVRETGAKTIHYLYDFGDSWDHVIKLEKWFENTTTEGLPFLLEAAGRCPPEDVGGAPGYAEYLEAIRDPAHPDHEHMRLWGPGRFDPNVVDRKALEAAVNALSDIWKPRRRATRTK; translated from the coding sequence ATGAACCTGAACACGACCGCGGTCCGGATCAAGGTGACCCTCAAGGATGTGAAGCCGGCGGTGATGCGTCGCCTCGTCGTACCCGTCACCTTGCGCCTTGATCGGTTGCATCTGACGCTTCAGGAGGCATTCGGCTGGACGAACGGTCACCTCTTCGAGTTCTTCGCTGGCGATGTTCATTGGGGAATTCCTGATCCCCACAACGATTACGGCCACCAGCCCATGGATGCGAGCAAAGCGCGCCTCTGCGACATCGTTCGCGAGACCGGCGCCAAGACGATCCACTATCTCTATGACTTCGGCGACAGCTGGGACCATGTGATCAAGCTCGAAAAATGGTTCGAGAACACCACGACGGAGGGACTTCCCTTCTTGCTCGAGGCCGCCGGTCGTTGTCCTCCGGAAGACGTAGGCGGTGCGCCGGGTTATGCCGAATACCTCGAAGCCATCAGAGACCCCGCCCATCCGGACCACGAACATATGCGCCTCTGGGGCCCGGGGCGGTTCGATCCCAACGTCGTCGACCGGAAGGCGCTCGAAGCCGCCGTCAACGCGTTGTCCGACATATGGAAACCGCGGCGGCGCGCTACGCGAACAAAATAG
- a CDS encoding DUF6088 family protein: MQTVAERILEYARTLPEGALIGAKDALHLGSRAAVDQALKRLSERNELMRLAHGFYVLPVKTRFGVRAPQAEKVVQALAATRAETIVPHGAAAANALGLTTQVPTKLVYLTSGPDRELKLGAQTVEVKHAPEWMLFPAKPAAGQAIRALEWLGKRQANDALRGLKQKLSAETLQDLIAVRPALPAWMSKSISQSLLSYG; this comes from the coding sequence ATGCAGACCGTAGCTGAGCGCATTCTGGAATATGCCCGAACATTGCCCGAAGGCGCCTTGATTGGTGCTAAGGATGCTTTGCATTTGGGGAGCCGTGCAGCGGTCGATCAAGCTCTGAAAAGGCTTTCTGAGCGCAACGAGCTGATGCGCCTTGCTCATGGGTTCTACGTCCTGCCGGTCAAAACCCGGTTCGGTGTACGCGCACCGCAAGCGGAGAAAGTCGTCCAAGCGCTCGCTGCCACGCGTGCCGAAACAATCGTCCCGCACGGGGCAGCAGCTGCAAACGCACTTGGTCTTACGACCCAGGTGCCAACGAAACTCGTCTATCTGACGTCTGGTCCTGACCGGGAGCTTAAGCTCGGCGCACAAACCGTTGAGGTGAAGCATGCGCCAGAATGGATGCTGTTTCCGGCAAAGCCGGCTGCCGGGCAAGCCATTCGCGCCTTGGAATGGCTCGGCAAACGGCAAGCGAACGATGCGCTGCGGGGCCTTAAGCAGAAATTGTCGGCGGAAACGTTGCAAGACCTCATCGCCGTGCGCCCCGCTCTGCCTGCGTGGATGTCAAAATCGATCAGCCAATCGCTGCTAAGCTATGGCTGA
- a CDS encoding pyrroline-5-carboxylate reductase family protein, with protein sequence MVVMKESTRLLFFGGGNMGSALIRGVRQALPNLKLILVDPDVGRVEDAVRGLQGVSILPDAPSSSSGYDLLVLAVKPQNVATFSDGHRRLLAESPVLSVMAGMPLGRLMEVCGSARVARVMPNLPAFVGQGTSLGVTGQTFPISAKTAVEQVFAPVGKFEWVVDAALIDKAMPFYACAPRYIFAFAEQRRKRLARLDFDTEFAQLLVAQTMLGSAAMLAADPRSPSELKRAVISPGGTTEAGVIEMEREGALPKIVRAATSAAYRRSVELRKS encoded by the coding sequence ATGGTGGTGATGAAGGAGTCCACTCGACTGCTGTTCTTCGGCGGGGGAAATATGGGTTCGGCTCTTATCCGAGGAGTACGCCAAGCACTACCTAATTTAAAATTGATCTTGGTTGATCCGGATGTCGGCCGAGTGGAAGACGCTGTGCGTGGTCTTCAAGGCGTATCAATCTTGCCGGACGCTCCGAGTTCATCATCAGGCTACGATCTGCTCGTATTGGCGGTGAAGCCGCAGAATGTTGCAACTTTCTCTGATGGACATCGACGCTTGCTGGCCGAGAGTCCGGTTCTTTCGGTTATGGCCGGCATGCCGCTTGGGCGATTAATGGAGGTATGCGGCAGTGCGAGAGTGGCGCGCGTTATGCCCAACCTTCCTGCGTTTGTTGGTCAAGGGACGAGCCTCGGCGTAACCGGGCAGACGTTTCCAATCTCGGCAAAAACGGCCGTAGAGCAAGTCTTCGCGCCAGTCGGCAAATTTGAATGGGTGGTGGACGCGGCATTGATTGACAAGGCTATGCCGTTCTACGCCTGCGCGCCTCGCTATATTTTCGCTTTTGCTGAGCAGCGGCGCAAGCGGCTGGCGAGGCTGGATTTTGATACAGAATTCGCTCAGTTGCTCGTTGCGCAGACGATGTTGGGTTCGGCGGCGATGTTAGCAGCTGATCCGCGCTCGCCTTCCGAGCTCAAGCGAGCCGTCATAAGTCCGGGAGGGACCACTGAGGCTGGCGTGATCGAAATGGAGCGTGAGGGGGCCCTTCCCAAGATAGTACGCGCTGCAACCAGCGCTGCGTATCGACGGAGTGTCGAACTAAGAAAAAGTTAG
- a CDS encoding AAA family ATPase: MTSEGTTVKAGAGNSLSNRLAVFNEDFIDLNLQWSAGRAKPVFYIGREQAELAAELAKKEAALPVANERKIAAEALFRAKEQQLANFKRAHARTVSTELRQGSRSRFLQNTVASHTESSADKPTNQRNSRL; encoded by the coding sequence GTGACAAGCGAAGGAACGACGGTAAAGGCGGGTGCGGGCAATAGCTTGAGCAATCGCCTTGCAGTCTTCAATGAAGATTTCATCGACCTGAATCTGCAATGGTCGGCTGGTCGGGCCAAACCCGTCTTCTACATCGGCCGAGAACAGGCCGAGTTAGCCGCCGAGCTTGCAAAGAAGGAGGCAGCGCTACCGGTTGCCAACGAACGCAAGATCGCGGCAGAAGCGCTCTTTCGCGCAAAGGAGCAACAGCTAGCAAACTTCAAGCGTGCGCATGCTCGTACAGTCTCAACAGAGCTGCGGCAGGGAAGCCGATCGCGGTTCTTGCAGAACACGGTCGCGTCCCACACCGAATCGTCCGCAGACAAGCCGACGAACCAGCGAAACAGCAGGTTGTAG
- a CDS encoding restriction endonuclease yields MITSRTPSSWQDLQEQSARILAECGFAVEIEKKVKLVRGQAEIDVYAEETLKGRKYIILCGCKHWRAAVPQTVVHSFRSVMTDVGAHKGYIISSSGFQSGARDAAQMTNVELVTWDQFQNAFEPSWLENCFTPVITAKLDPLMGFSEPFLPPSFPHWPEADQNEYLQLKDELDPLGWFAMSMATYSRILRHSSYPPLPLKNIPDPTEKYKGLPTDIMSAVGYRDLLDATLHHGEAAIAKFRAVRDRNK; encoded by the coding sequence ATGATCACATCGAGAACCCCCTCAAGCTGGCAAGATCTTCAGGAACAGTCCGCACGCATCTTGGCGGAATGCGGGTTTGCCGTCGAAATCGAAAAAAAGGTGAAGCTTGTTCGTGGCCAAGCGGAAATCGACGTCTATGCCGAGGAAACTCTGAAAGGACGAAAATACATCATCCTTTGTGGGTGCAAGCATTGGAGGGCCGCCGTTCCCCAAACCGTGGTTCATTCCTTTCGCAGCGTGATGACGGATGTCGGCGCCCACAAGGGCTACATCATCTCGAGTTCGGGCTTTCAGTCGGGAGCCCGCGATGCCGCGCAGATGACAAATGTCGAGTTGGTCACCTGGGATCAGTTTCAGAACGCGTTCGAGCCGAGTTGGCTCGAAAATTGTTTCACTCCGGTGATCACAGCGAAGCTCGATCCGCTGATGGGCTTTTCCGAGCCGTTCCTGCCGCCCTCGTTTCCCCATTGGCCTGAGGCCGATCAAAACGAATATCTTCAATTGAAGGATGAGCTCGATCCCCTCGGCTGGTTCGCGATGTCGATGGCTACTTATTCGAGGATTCTCCGCCATAGCAGTTATCCACCGCTGCCGCTCAAGAATATTCCCGATCCCACCGAGAAGTATAAGGGGCTTCCCACGGATATCATGAGCGCCGTGGGTTATCGCGATCTTCTCGACGCCACACTTCACCATGGAGAAGCGGCGATTGCGAAATTCCGCGCGGTCAGAGATCGCAACAAGTAA
- a CDS encoding SAM-dependent methyltransferase: MEALSILRQVVSYTTLPSPNLRSFLESNGLDFVNIEHLYEKGKERAKIYADVAAHIFEKATRERPVAYLTYGHPMYLDEPVRLMIAGAPARGLRTHVVPGVSFVDSIIARLPLVVGPAGFQVISADPLVEGTASINPWRSTLVAQIGSFRIPTADGEQALAPALLAPLMERLLEQYPADHRITFCDLDESGAEPLFLTVPLCAWSLAADGVNYATTIYIPPIDPANGGRENGF, translated from the coding sequence TTGGAAGCGCTCTCGATCCTGCGTCAGGTGGTCTCATATACGACGCTGCCAAGCCCCAATCTCCGGTCGTTTCTCGAAAGCAACGGGCTTGATTTCGTCAACATCGAGCACCTCTACGAAAAAGGGAAAGAGCGAGCGAAGATTTACGCAGATGTCGCCGCCCATATTTTCGAAAAGGCGACCAGGGAGCGTCCGGTCGCGTATTTGACCTACGGGCATCCGATGTATCTCGACGAGCCCGTTCGTTTGATGATAGCCGGCGCACCGGCAAGAGGTCTGCGGACGCACGTCGTACCAGGTGTCTCATTCGTCGATTCCATCATCGCACGATTGCCGCTTGTGGTCGGCCCGGCCGGCTTCCAGGTCATCTCGGCCGATCCCTTGGTCGAAGGCACAGCCTCGATCAATCCGTGGCGATCGACCCTCGTCGCGCAAATCGGCAGCTTTCGGATCCCCACCGCAGACGGCGAGCAGGCATTGGCTCCCGCATTGCTGGCACCATTGATGGAGCGGCTGCTCGAGCAGTATCCCGCCGACCACCGCATAACTTTTTGCGACCTCGATGAGAGCGGCGCGGAGCCGCTGTTTCTGACCGTTCCGCTTTGCGCTTGGAGCCTGGCGGCGGATGGGGTAAATTACGCGACGACAATCTACATTCCGCCGATCGACCCCGCCAATGGCGGTCGCGAGAACGGCTTTTGA
- a CDS encoding GFA family protein → MVYARCNCGAVMLSLPEEPSKIVVACHCIDCQRRTGAPFGVGAYYPAEVVTVSGTSKEFAHAAASGGEMHNYFCPQCGSTVYWKVTSLPSMIGVAVGAMANPKYPAPGISVFEKSKHDWVQIEGAVKHFRENYHPENSG, encoded by the coding sequence ATGGTCTACGCAAGGTGCAACTGTGGTGCAGTCATGCTCTCGCTCCCGGAAGAACCGTCCAAGATAGTCGTTGCTTGTCACTGCATCGACTGTCAACGTCGAACAGGTGCGCCGTTCGGCGTGGGAGCATATTACCCCGCGGAGGTTGTTACCGTCTCAGGAACTTCAAAAGAGTTCGCACATGCCGCTGCAAGCGGCGGGGAAATGCATAACTATTTTTGTCCGCAGTGCGGATCAACGGTCTATTGGAAAGTCACCAGCTTGCCTTCGATGATCGGTGTTGCAGTCGGCGCGATGGCAAATCCAAAGTACCCAGCTCCCGGCATATCGGTTTTTGAGAAATCGAAACACGACTGGGTTCAAATTGAGGGTGCCGTAAAGCACTTTCGGGAAAACTACCACCCGGAAAATTCAGGCTGA